A portion of the Acidisarcina polymorpha genome contains these proteins:
- the ltrA gene encoding group II intron reverse transcriptase/maturase: MTHGPEKSDLSIVAMKLANKSGQPGAETVERRERAEGNTGEPHMRRTQSRESVSQGLDRVREAAQQRKKERFTALLHYVTVDRLKDAYSSLKREAAPGVDGATWQSYKHDLEVNLARLHDQVHRGTYRALPSRRRYIPKLDGRQRPLGIAALEDKIVQRAVVQVLNAIYEEDFVGFSYGFRPGRRQHDALDALAVGITMTKVNWIVDADIAGFFDAVSHEWLIRFVEHRVGDSRILRLIRKWLKAGVMEDGNLVPTEAGTPQGTVISPLLANIYLHYAFDLWADQWRKKHAKGQVIVVRYADDIVIGFQHEREAKRFMADMRQRLGKFALSLHPEKTRLIEFGRFAAKDRESRGLSKPETFNFLGFTHICGQSRRGAFQLKRQTRRDRMRARLRAIKEELRRRMHEPIPLQGKWLRQVVRGYFAYHAVPTNSRCLGAFRHYVVDLWRRSLVQRSQRDHTTWNRMAKLAAEFLPPSHILHPWPSVRFAVKYPRWEPGA, encoded by the coding sequence ATGACGCACGGGCCGGAGAAGTCAGACCTTTCCATAGTAGCGATGAAGCTGGCGAACAAATCCGGGCAACCGGGGGCGGAGACAGTGGAGCGAAGGGAAAGGGCCGAGGGAAACACGGGAGAGCCGCACATGCGCCGGACACAGAGCCGGGAGAGCGTGTCCCAGGGGCTTGATCGTGTACGAGAAGCAGCGCAGCAAAGAAAGAAGGAACGGTTCACCGCTTTGCTCCACTATGTGACGGTTGATCGACTGAAGGACGCCTATTCCAGCCTCAAGCGGGAAGCGGCTCCGGGAGTGGATGGCGCCACATGGCAGAGCTACAAGCATGACCTTGAAGTCAATCTTGCGAGATTGCACGACCAAGTGCATCGAGGCACGTACCGGGCGCTCCCTTCGCGGCGGCGATATATTCCGAAACTCGATGGCCGGCAGCGTCCATTGGGCATCGCCGCTCTGGAAGACAAGATCGTTCAACGTGCGGTGGTGCAGGTGCTCAACGCAATCTACGAAGAGGACTTCGTGGGCTTTTCGTATGGGTTCCGACCGGGACGCAGACAGCACGATGCGCTGGACGCGTTGGCAGTCGGTATCACCATGACGAAGGTGAACTGGATTGTGGACGCCGATATAGCCGGGTTCTTCGACGCGGTCAGCCATGAGTGGCTGATCCGCTTCGTCGAGCATCGTGTCGGCGACAGTCGCATCCTCCGTTTGATTCGCAAGTGGTTGAAGGCTGGTGTCATGGAAGATGGAAATCTCGTGCCGACCGAGGCGGGCACTCCGCAGGGAACTGTTATCTCGCCGCTGCTGGCCAATATCTATCTTCATTATGCATTCGACTTGTGGGCCGACCAGTGGCGCAAGAAACATGCCAAGGGCCAGGTCATCGTGGTGCGGTACGCTGACGACATCGTCATCGGCTTCCAGCACGAACGAGAAGCGAAGCGGTTCATGGCGGACATGCGACAGCGGCTGGGGAAGTTCGCGTTATCGCTGCATCCGGAGAAGACCAGATTGATCGAGTTCGGTCGCTTTGCGGCTAAAGATCGAGAAAGCCGCGGTCTAAGCAAGCCGGAAACGTTCAACTTTCTTGGGTTCACTCACATCTGCGGCCAGTCCCGTCGGGGCGCCTTCCAGCTCAAACGGCAGACGCGCCGCGATAGGATGCGGGCAAGGTTGCGAGCGATCAAAGAAGAGTTGCGGCGGCGCATGCACGAACCAATCCCGCTTCAGGGCAAGTGGCTGCGGCAGGTCGTTCGCGGATACTTCGCGTATCACGCGGTGCCGACCAACAGCAGGTGCCTCGGTGCCTTCCGGCACTATGTAGTCGATCTCTGGAGGCGTTCGCTTGTGCAGCGCAGCCAACGCGATCACACTACCTGGAACCGGATGGCGAAACTCGCGGCAGAGTTCTTGCCACCGTCTCACATACTTCATCCTTGGCCCAGCGTGCGCTTCGCCGTCAAATACCCAAGGTGGGAGCCCGGTGCGTGA
- a CDS encoding ankyrin repeat domain-containing protein, whose amino-acid sequence MSDSRSPALTLPANPNLRHLRDQAKDLLRSGSAPSLASALFQTARLYGFQSWPKLKAHVLSLTLAGALKGAIDSDDLPDVRKLLSKHPELKIAPIGYGGDGPLSWAAECRGYGEPTKERLELVEWLISSGCDVHEGGDGPLMRASLSGSRTPMMALLVSHGADVNAAWHDFFPILYAPCEVIDPTSLSWLLQHGADPDCGTASRWQRMGKAHPGTALDSLLGTYVRSSDALNESIKLLQDAGGTSRYDEPGVLAAIRGDVQMVSDLIHEDRSILQKRYPSLDIGTTGERMLTLKGATLLHVAAEFGHADVARLLMDSGAGVNETALIDADGIGGQTPIFHAATQGGDRGLAVVRLLLERGADLSVRCRIPGHYERLDEVFEGSALEYAERFPESGNQAVALLRNHPNSKDSD is encoded by the coding sequence ATGTCAGATTCCCGTTCCCCCGCGCTCACACTTCCTGCAAACCCCAACCTCCGTCACCTGAGAGATCAAGCCAAGGATCTGCTCAGAAGCGGCTCCGCGCCTTCGCTCGCATCGGCTCTATTTCAAACGGCACGCCTGTACGGCTTTCAGAGTTGGCCAAAGCTGAAGGCCCACGTTCTCTCGCTAACACTGGCGGGCGCACTGAAGGGAGCAATTGATAGCGACGATCTGCCCGACGTTCGTAAGTTGCTGTCAAAGCACCCGGAACTGAAAATCGCGCCAATCGGCTACGGAGGCGATGGGCCGTTGAGTTGGGCTGCCGAATGCCGCGGATATGGAGAACCGACGAAGGAACGGCTGGAACTCGTGGAGTGGCTGATCAGCAGTGGATGCGACGTTCATGAGGGAGGAGACGGGCCACTGATGAGGGCGAGCCTGAGTGGTTCGCGAACACCCATGATGGCGCTTCTCGTGAGCCACGGGGCGGATGTGAATGCAGCCTGGCACGATTTCTTCCCCATCCTGTACGCTCCATGCGAGGTCATCGATCCGACATCTCTGAGCTGGCTTCTACAGCATGGCGCAGACCCCGATTGCGGCACAGCATCACGATGGCAGCGTATGGGCAAGGCACATCCGGGAACTGCCCTGGACAGCCTCCTGGGGACCTATGTCCGAAGCTCGGATGCTCTGAACGAATCGATCAAACTTTTGCAAGATGCCGGAGGCACCTCCAGGTACGACGAGCCGGGTGTCCTCGCCGCCATTCGTGGTGATGTCCAGATGGTGAGCGATCTGATTCACGAGGATCGGTCAATCCTGCAGAAGAGGTATCCGTCCCTTGATATCGGGACTACCGGCGAAAGAATGCTGACCTTGAAAGGCGCCACGTTGCTACACGTCGCAGCGGAATTCGGGCACGCTGATGTCGCCCGGTTACTGATGGATTCTGGTGCCGGCGTCAATGAAACTGCTCTGATAGACGCGGACGGGATCGGAGGACAAACACCGATATTCCACGCTGCTACGCAGGGTGGCGACCGCGGTCTTGCAGTCGTGCGGCTGCTGTTAGAAAGAGGAGCGGACCTTAGCGTGCGCTGCCGCATACCCGGTCACTACGAACGCCTTGACGAAGTGTTTGAGGGGAGTGCGCTCGAATATGCCGAGCGCTTCCCGGAATCAGGCAACCAAGCTGTCGCGCTGTTGAGAAATCATCCCAACTCGAAAGATTCCGACTGA
- a CDS encoding SOS response-associated peptidase family protein, translating to MCGRYYRRSDKQRIAEAFRLGKLPSDFQLPADYNIAPSTNQPVIRTDPETGERCLSLMRWGLVPAKLADPDAFKVYTTTNARAESILDKPIWRGPFQHTRCLVPVDGFYEWLQRLGLPQPPPVEPGEGALHQTSKNVR from the coding sequence ATGTGCGGTCGGTACTATCGAAGATCAGACAAGCAGCGCATCGCTGAGGCCTTTCGCCTTGGGAAACTCCCATCAGATTTCCAGCTGCCTGCCGACTACAACATTGCTCCAAGCACCAATCAACCGGTCATTCGGACTGATCCGGAGACTGGAGAGCGCTGCCTGAGCCTGATGCGCTGGGGTCTGGTTCCGGCGAAGTTGGCCGACCCAGATGCGTTCAAGGTCTACACGACCACGAACGCGCGGGCCGAATCTATCCTCGACAAGCCCATTTGGCGAGGACCGTTTCAGCATACGCGGTGCTTGGTCCCGGTCGACGGCTTCTATGAATGGCTACAACGTTTGGGCCTACCGCAGCCGCCGCCCGTAGAGCCAGGTGAGGGGGCACTACACCAAACGTCAAAAAACGTACGCTAA
- a CDS encoding DUF6804 family protein translates to MLGYKALRRTDFVPALVVAGFLLLAIPSHWPYVFYVLLRLTVCAIGLYLARTSFLAGRTVWVWIFGVVAVVFNPILSMRMHRSDWSTLDMIVAAIFILWVIASIMRDRKGLG, encoded by the coding sequence TTGCTCGGCTATAAGGCGCTAAGAAGAACGGACTTCGTTCCCGCTCTAGTGGTTGCGGGCTTTCTGCTCCTTGCGATCCCCTCCCATTGGCCGTACGTTTTTTACGTTCTCTTGCGGTTGACGGTTTGCGCTATAGGGCTGTACCTAGCTCGGACCTCGTTCCTTGCTGGAAGAACGGTGTGGGTTTGGATATTCGGCGTCGTCGCCGTCGTGTTCAATCCAATCCTTTCGATGCGGATGCACCGTTCGGACTGGAGCACGTTAGACATGATTGTTGCAGCCATCTTTATCTTGTGGGTGATCGCTTCCATTATGCGAGACAGGAAAGGACTTGGGTGA
- a CDS encoding tetratricopeptide repeat protein, with the protein MEEDLDTADNIFNIQGTEPSKTSDFCTWNLTDLSLLSANAPKDWRSFALVGLYYQFFTTFGESTFPQATAAFQKASILNPRTAVVPYLQGELHMATAFWTKKAWASDAARDAFYRAAIPSFTRAIQLDPGFAKAYAARAEVYLNLKQDALAIKDFDKALSLKPDISTALSDRGIAHLELGQYYPAISDFGDAIRAKDEGDSYISTLYANRGDTYVKVRDYQRAIDDYSTALR; encoded by the coding sequence ATGGAAGAAGACCTCGATACCGCGGACAATATTTTCAATATCCAAGGCACAGAGCCCTCGAAAACATCGGACTTCTGTACTTGGAACTTGACGGACCTCAGTCTGCTTTCTGCCAATGCTCCGAAGGACTGGCGATCATTCGCATTAGTGGGCCTTTACTATCAGTTTTTCACTACATTCGGTGAAAGCACTTTCCCACAAGCGACCGCGGCATTCCAGAAAGCATCTATCCTCAATCCCAGGACGGCAGTTGTGCCTTATCTACAGGGAGAGCTACACATGGCCACTGCGTTTTGGACGAAGAAAGCATGGGCCTCCGATGCAGCACGCGATGCTTTTTACAGAGCTGCGATACCGTCATTTACCAGAGCCATCCAGCTAGACCCTGGATTTGCGAAGGCTTACGCCGCTAGGGCCGAAGTCTACCTGAACTTGAAACAAGACGCCCTGGCAATCAAAGATTTCGACAAAGCTCTATCGTTGAAGCCCGACATTTCTACAGCGCTCTCAGATCGCGGGATTGCCCACCTGGAGCTAGGCCAATACTATCCGGCGATTTCTGATTTTGGTGATGCAATTCGAGCAAAAGATGAAGGGGATTCGTACATCTCCACGCTCTATGCAAACCGCGGCGATACCTATGTCAAGGTGCGAGACTATCAGCGCGCCATCGATGATTACAGCACTGCGCTGAGATAA
- a CDS encoding recombinase family protein, whose protein sequence is MTKVIKPIRTKSRASRAGRSSKGQHVGYVRVSTLDQNENRQLEGRELDKVFTDKASGKDAKRPQLEALLDFVRDGDTLYCHSMDRLARNLDDLRKIVLGLTKRGVHVCFVKENLTFTGEESPMANLLLSVMGAFAEFERELLHERQREGIALAKRAGKYRGRKPTMTAERAAELRRRAAAGESKSGIARDFGISRDTLYRYLAVVAPRKVTAKPARKRAGREL, encoded by the coding sequence ATGACAAAAGTTATAAAGCCTATTCGGACAAAATCTCGAGCTTCGCGGGCGGGGCGGTCGTCAAAAGGGCAGCACGTCGGTTATGTGCGTGTGAGCACCTTGGACCAAAACGAAAACCGGCAGCTTGAGGGCAGGGAACTGGACAAGGTTTTCACTGACAAGGCTTCCGGCAAAGACGCGAAGCGCCCGCAGCTGGAGGCCTTGCTCGATTTCGTCCGTGACGGCGACACGCTGTACTGTCATTCGATGGATCGGCTGGCTCGAAACCTCGATGATCTGCGGAAGATCGTTCTTGGGCTGACGAAACGTGGTGTTCATGTGTGCTTCGTGAAGGAGAACCTGACGTTCACCGGGGAAGAGTCGCCGATGGCGAATCTTCTGTTGAGCGTCATGGGAGCCTTCGCCGAGTTTGAGCGCGAGCTGCTCCACGAGCGCCAGCGGGAGGGGATCGCGTTGGCAAAGCGGGCAGGGAAGTATCGGGGCCGGAAGCCGACCATGACCGCCGAACGAGCAGCGGAGCTGCGAAGGCGGGCGGCGGCCGGCGAATCCAAATCAGGAATTGCGCGAGACTTTGGAATCAGCCGGGACACGCTCTATCGTTATCTGGCTGTTGTGGCTCCCCGCAAGGTGACGGCGAAGCCGGCACGGAAGCGGGCGGGTCGGGAACTATGA
- a CDS encoding AAA family ATPase — protein MQAPIVVLTGGSGSGKTTIAHKIEAEHPEITVLRFDSIGIPSPEVMATYGDGHQPGGAWQRAMTLEWFDKIADVLALGQPVLFEGQMRIAFVREALQTSGITDARVICVECDDTTRSARLTDDRLQPELASEAMMGWSRYLHQEAVEEGYEVFDTRGLSPAESTAHVLAAFRLG, from the coding sequence ATGCAAGCACCCATTGTTGTACTTACTGGCGGTTCTGGTTCTGGCAAAACGACGATAGCGCACAAGATCGAAGCTGAGCATCCTGAGATCACTGTTCTCCGATTCGACTCCATCGGTATTCCCTCCCCAGAAGTCATGGCCACCTACGGAGACGGACACCAACCCGGGGGCGCATGGCAGAGAGCTATGACCCTAGAGTGGTTCGACAAAATCGCAGACGTTCTTGCGCTAGGACAACCGGTTCTATTCGAAGGACAAATGAGAATCGCGTTCGTGCGGGAAGCGCTTCAAACGAGCGGGATTACAGATGCACGGGTCATTTGTGTGGAGTGCGACGACACTACACGCAGCGCTCGCCTTACCGATGACCGCCTTCAGCCTGAACTCGCAAGCGAGGCGATGATGGGTTGGAGTCGCTACTTGCACCAGGAAGCAGTTGAGGAGGGCTACGAGGTCTTCGACACAAGGGGCCTCTCTCCCGCTGAGAGCACAGCACACGTCCTCGCGGCGTTCCGACTGGGTTGA
- a CDS encoding recombinase family protein has protein sequence MPKTVIGYARCSTDKQDLTAQRDVLVELGVAANRIYVDHGLTGKNRARPGLNQARSPVSVRAILWSCQIWIGSPAQYLMPGPSQMNWQHEA, from the coding sequence ATGCCAAAAACTGTCATCGGGTACGCACGATGCTCCACGGACAAACAGGACCTCACCGCGCAGCGGGATGTACTCGTCGAGTTGGGCGTAGCTGCGAACCGGATCTACGTCGACCACGGATTGACCGGAAAGAATCGGGCTAGGCCGGGACTTAACCAGGCGCGCTCGCCGGTGTCCGTAAGGGCGATACTCTGGTCGTGCCAAATCTGGATCGGCTCGCCCGCTCAATACCTGATGCCCGGTCCATCGCAGATGAATTGGCAGCATGAGGCGTGA
- a CDS encoding helix-turn-helix domain-containing protein: MVRKQQKELGRMHGTGQYTISDLAELFSISRPTVYRTLRRSAQP, translated from the coding sequence ATTGTCAGAAAGCAGCAGAAAGAACTCGGTCGCATGCATGGAACAGGTCAGTACACGATCAGCGACTTGGCTGAGCTGTTCTCCATCTCACGTCCGACCGTCTACCGAACACTTCGTCGTTCCGCGCAACCATAA
- a CDS encoding SBBP repeat-containing protein has product MKSFLPVALSLLAMSPMVVNAQELNPSVAAANQNLAPSKLVSPMKAVPPAITAAYGKLPLSFEANRGQSDPQVKFLSRGQGYTLFLTGNAAVLTLSKDLSSQPKTSAMAGKAALQRPAKIKTDVVRMELAGAARGMQVSGADALPGKANYFFGKDSSQWHTNLPTYAKVKYSNVYPGIDLVYYGNQRQLEYDFVVAPNADPKQARLHFAGASKLKLNSGGDLEIIAKDGEIAFHKPIIYQMKDGQRQPVEGSFQLLANNTVGFTLASYDHSRELVVDPVLAYSTYLAPDASNGFGGNMLVGMTVDHAGCAYLTGYAQAFFPTTGTSFQPTRASSSQDVAFVTKINSSGTALIYSTYLGGPDVPGAAVGGGSEGNSIAVDQAGNAYVTGNTFLSYFPVTAGAFQTVNKNTSSTYFETGFVTKLNAFGSGLVYSTYLGGSAYDQPDSVIVDAEGNAYITGGASSTDFPVTPGAYQVENKASSGNQTGFVTKLNATGTALVYSTYLGGSVAESLSLWNYVDHEGHVYLTGTTSSYDFPTTPGAFQTSAPGLGPNLYAIVVTKLNIAGSGLVFSTFLGSASSSNFGGGVAADDEGNVYVAGSVSAKFPTTKGAFQSVNKTNGGITGFVTKLNPSGSALLYSTYLGGSADSSAGSPALDSLGNVYVTGQTAATDFPVTSDAFQKTNMGSTAYSYLNCIFTELNASGSALVYSSYLGGVYSSCGPLALDGLNNVYVAGFAQGNFPTTPGAFQEQGGGGFVSKFALNGVTSTTLTSNANPQVLGEPVTLTARVTSASGGGIPSGIVGFVEKGKVFAHEFLDNAGSASYTTSNLSPGEHTIVASYEGRWATFEGAPTTYSSSNGVLNQVITGGQVATPTFPVLGGTYGISIKVTIETPTAGATIHYTTDGAMPTSSSPTYTGPFKISGTTTVKAIATLTGDTPSAVASATYTLVSGVSSTATTIASSANPSTLTEAVLFTATVVSLGAGGPTPTGSVSFKDGAVVVGTAPLVDGVARFTTSGLSLYGHAIAAIYTGSETYLSSGASITQEVQ; this is encoded by the coding sequence ATGAAGAGCTTTCTGCCCGTCGCACTTTCCTTATTGGCCATGAGCCCAATGGTCGTCAATGCTCAAGAACTTAACCCCTCGGTTGCAGCCGCGAACCAGAACCTCGCGCCCTCGAAGCTTGTCTCTCCAATGAAGGCCGTGCCGCCTGCGATCACAGCCGCTTACGGCAAGCTGCCGCTAAGCTTTGAAGCTAACCGAGGCCAGAGCGATCCGCAGGTGAAGTTCCTCTCCCGCGGACAAGGCTATACGCTTTTCCTGACCGGCAACGCGGCGGTGCTGACGCTAAGCAAGGACTTGAGTTCGCAGCCGAAGACCAGTGCAATGGCCGGCAAAGCGGCGCTTCAAAGACCCGCCAAGATCAAGACGGATGTGGTGCGCATGGAGCTTGCTGGCGCAGCACGCGGCATGCAGGTGAGCGGGGCCGACGCGCTGCCCGGCAAAGCGAACTACTTCTTCGGCAAAGACTCGTCGCAGTGGCATACGAACCTGCCCACTTACGCCAAGGTGAAGTACAGCAATGTCTATCCCGGCATCGACCTGGTCTATTACGGCAACCAGCGGCAGTTGGAGTACGACTTCGTCGTCGCGCCCAATGCCGACCCGAAGCAGGCCCGGCTGCACTTCGCCGGGGCTAGCAAGCTCAAGCTCAACAGCGGAGGCGACTTGGAGATCATCGCCAAGGACGGAGAGATCGCCTTCCATAAGCCAATCATCTATCAGATGAAGGATGGACAGCGTCAGCCGGTCGAAGGCAGCTTTCAGCTGCTGGCTAACAACACCGTCGGCTTCACGCTTGCGAGCTATGACCATAGCAGGGAGTTAGTGGTCGATCCGGTACTGGCTTATTCTACTTATCTTGCGCCGGATGCCTCAAATGGTTTTGGAGGCAATATGCTTGTAGGAATGACTGTGGACCACGCGGGTTGCGCTTACTTGACCGGATATGCTCAGGCATTTTTCCCGACGACGGGCACTTCCTTTCAGCCAACCCGCGCGAGCTCAAGTCAGGACGTTGCTTTTGTTACCAAGATCAATTCATCTGGCACGGCGCTGATCTATTCGACCTACCTGGGAGGGCCCGATGTTCCGGGAGCGGCCGTGGGTGGAGGAAGCGAGGGAAATAGTATTGCGGTGGATCAAGCTGGAAATGCCTATGTGACTGGCAACACGTTCTTGAGCTATTTCCCAGTAACCGCCGGAGCATTTCAGACGGTCAATAAAAATACCAGCAGCACCTATTTCGAGACTGGCTTTGTCACCAAGCTCAACGCTTTTGGCTCGGGATTGGTCTACTCGACGTATCTTGGCGGAAGCGCTTACGACCAGCCAGACTCGGTCATCGTGGATGCCGAAGGCAATGCCTACATCACAGGAGGGGCCTCCTCGACCGACTTTCCCGTCACTCCCGGTGCATATCAAGTCGAAAATAAGGCGTCTAGCGGCAATCAAACCGGCTTTGTCACGAAGTTAAATGCTACCGGTACCGCGCTGGTCTACTCGACGTATCTTGGCGGAAGCGTTGCCGAATCTTTGTCGTTGTGGAATTACGTCGATCATGAAGGCCACGTTTATCTCACCGGAACCACGTCCTCCTATGATTTCCCGACCACTCCGGGCGCCTTCCAAACGTCCGCTCCGGGACTAGGCCCTAATCTATACGCGATCGTTGTGACCAAACTAAACATCGCCGGATCGGGACTCGTCTTCTCCACCTTCCTGGGTTCTGCTTCCTCTTCCAACTTCGGAGGTGGGGTCGCAGCAGACGATGAGGGCAACGTTTACGTAGCAGGCTCTGTCTCAGCTAAATTCCCTACGACCAAGGGTGCCTTCCAAAGTGTCAACAAAACAAACGGGGGTATTACTGGATTTGTTACCAAGCTGAACCCTTCCGGCTCCGCGCTGCTTTATTCCACCTACCTGGGAGGGAGCGCCGACAGCTCTGCTGGATCGCCTGCTTTGGACAGTTTGGGCAATGTATACGTTACCGGCCAAACCGCTGCCACCGACTTTCCCGTCACCTCGGACGCATTTCAGAAAACGAATATGGGCAGCACGGCTTACAGCTATCTCAACTGTATCTTTACAGAATTGAACGCATCCGGTTCGGCCCTGGTGTATTCCAGCTATCTGGGAGGAGTGTATAGCAGTTGCGGCCCCTTGGCGCTCGACGGTCTGAACAATGTTTATGTGGCAGGCTTTGCGCAAGGAAACTTTCCCACAACTCCAGGCGCATTTCAGGAGCAGGGGGGTGGTGGGTTTGTCTCCAAGTTCGCCCTGAACGGCGTAACTTCAACCACGCTGACGAGCAACGCCAACCCGCAGGTCCTGGGTGAACCAGTGACCCTCACCGCGCGGGTGACGTCGGCTTCTGGCGGCGGTATACCGTCCGGTATCGTGGGCTTTGTCGAAAAAGGAAAGGTATTTGCGCACGAGTTTCTAGACAATGCTGGAAGCGCCAGCTACACCACCAGCAACCTTTCGCCAGGCGAGCACACCATTGTCGCCAGCTATGAGGGAAGGTGGGCTACCTTCGAGGGGGCGCCAACGACCTACTCCTCAAGCAACGGCGTATTGAATCAGGTCATCACTGGCGGACAAGTCGCGACACCAACCTTTCCTGTTCTGGGAGGAACTTACGGGATCAGTATCAAGGTGACCATCGAGACGCCCACGGCGGGCGCGACCATCCATTACACAACCGATGGCGCGATGCCGACTTCTTCTTCGCCGACCTATACCGGGCCCTTCAAGATTTCCGGCACAACGACGGTGAAAGCGATTGCGACTCTGACAGGAGATACCCCCAGTGCCGTAGCGTCCGCAACTTATACGTTGGTCTCGGGAGTAAGTTCTACGGCCACTACAATCGCGTCATCAGCGAACCCTTCCACATTGACAGAGGCTGTGTTGTTCACAGCGACAGTGGTCTCCCTCGGTGCCGGCGGCCCGACGCCGACCGGATCGGTCTCTTTCAAGGATGGCGCCGTAGTGGTCGGCACCGCCCCGCTTGTCGACGGCGTGGCCCGCTTCACCACCTCCGGCTTATCGCTTTATGGACACGCGATAGCCGCCATTTATACCGGCAGTGAAACCTATTTGTCCAGCGGAGCGAGCATCACGCAAGAGGTGCAGTAA
- a CDS encoding Ig-like domain repeat protein, whose amino-acid sequence MARFNFPGGTTTALSSNANPQEAGGHVTFTAAVQQVAGGAAPKGSVDFAVDGHFVENVQLDGTALASYTASTLSVVPHMIAVTYLGEPDTYSASGGSLTLWITGQVAAPTFPRLGGTYRSQILAKCYCA is encoded by the coding sequence ATGGCCCGGTTCAACTTCCCCGGAGGCACCACCACGGCTCTCTCTTCCAACGCCAACCCACAGGAGGCCGGCGGCCACGTCACCTTCACCGCTGCTGTTCAGCAAGTGGCTGGCGGAGCCGCACCCAAAGGATCTGTGGACTTCGCCGTCGATGGCCACTTCGTCGAAAACGTACAACTCGATGGCACCGCCCTTGCGAGCTACACTGCGAGCACACTCTCTGTCGTGCCGCACATGATCGCAGTTACTTATCTCGGCGAGCCAGACACCTATAGCGCCAGCGGCGGCAGCCTCACCCTGTGGATCACCGGCCAGGTCGCGGCCCCAACTTTCCCCCGCCTGGGTGGCACCTACCGTAGCCAAATTCTTGCAAAGTGCTATTGCGCCTGA